In one window of Aquimarina spinulae DNA:
- a CDS encoding LysE family translocator, giving the protein MFGILNFGTFILAGILLNLTPGADTMYILGRSISQGKKSGVVSAFGISSGALLHCLFAALGLSILLAKSATAFSIVKYAGAAYLVYLGIKSLLTKSTAIAEVIKEKEATKNYIKVYMSGVLTNLLNPKVALFFLAFLPQFINPEYAKSAIPFLILGLTFVTTGTIWCMMLAFFSAKLANKIRENSKVKFWMDKTTGVLFILLGIKLALSKK; this is encoded by the coding sequence ATGTTTGGCATTCTTAATTTTGGAACCTTTATTTTAGCAGGAATACTGCTTAACCTCACACCTGGAGCAGATACTATGTATATTTTAGGACGTAGCATTTCACAAGGAAAAAAATCTGGAGTGGTCTCTGCTTTTGGGATTTCTTCGGGAGCTCTTTTGCATTGTCTTTTTGCAGCACTTGGGTTATCCATTCTATTAGCAAAATCTGCTACTGCATTTAGTATCGTTAAATATGCCGGTGCTGCTTACCTTGTATATTTGGGAATTAAATCATTATTAACAAAATCAACAGCTATTGCTGAAGTAATTAAAGAAAAAGAAGCAACCAAAAATTACATAAAAGTATATATGTCAGGTGTTTTAACCAATCTACTTAATCCTAAAGTTGCTCTCTTTTTTTTGGCATTCTTACCACAATTCATTAATCCCGAATATGCCAAAAGTGCCATCCCTTTCTTAATTCTGGGGTTAACTTTTGTAACTACAGGCACAATATGGTGCATGATGCTGGCATTCTTTTCTGCCAAGCTGGCAAACAAGATCAGAGAGAACAGTAAAGTGAAGTTTTGGATGGATAAAACTACGGGAGTTCTCTTTATTTTACTAGGAATCAAATTAGCCTTAAGTAAAAAATAA
- a CDS encoding M20 metallopeptidase family protein, translated as MKLKLITIVFLIATGILSAQSDENMNTYQKIVKQTDEIYDNLVKIRRDLHMNPEISKQEKRTSKIVAEYLKGLGLEVKINIGGNGIVGILKGGKKGRKIAWRADMDAIKTDEPDPVTFIKSKNVGIRHICGHDVHTTIGLGIATILSQQKEDLEGTVYFIFQPAEETFTGAKDMIKDGLFDIIKPDEIYGLHIGPETSGMINFKANELFAYQRTLEVKFKPSANENELENFMTNILKGYARNPLKGSPWDIINNISDPKIGITSKETIYKDYFFLDGTKLYKDQGTTFFSASFFETNIENTHSIPLEIKKQILNSKFRDSFISIRYSRAYATPINDPELTNIAKQTISSFYNEEMFKPLYGQVPYSGEDFIFYQQKVPGVFFFLGGSNTEKGINSMPHSPNFAVDEKTIKYGVQCFASLIFERTSNK; from the coding sequence ATGAAACTAAAACTTATAACAATAGTATTTTTAATAGCTACAGGAATACTTTCTGCCCAGTCAGATGAAAACATGAATACCTACCAAAAAATAGTAAAACAAACCGACGAGATCTATGATAACCTAGTTAAAATTAGGCGAGATTTACATATGAATCCTGAAATATCTAAGCAAGAAAAAAGAACTTCAAAAATCGTTGCTGAATATTTAAAGGGTCTAGGTTTGGAAGTAAAAATAAATATAGGAGGAAATGGTATAGTCGGAATTCTAAAAGGTGGCAAAAAAGGTCGAAAAATAGCTTGGCGAGCCGATATGGATGCCATAAAAACCGATGAACCAGATCCCGTTACTTTTATTAAGTCTAAAAATGTAGGTATAAGACATATCTGTGGGCATGATGTGCATACAACAATTGGTTTAGGAATCGCTACTATATTATCTCAACAAAAAGAAGATCTAGAAGGGACCGTTTATTTTATTTTTCAACCAGCTGAAGAGACTTTTACAGGTGCAAAAGACATGATTAAAGATGGGCTTTTTGATATTATTAAACCCGATGAAATTTATGGACTACATATCGGTCCTGAAACATCAGGAATGATCAATTTTAAGGCTAATGAGTTATTTGCCTATCAAAGAACACTTGAAGTTAAATTTAAGCCTAGTGCCAATGAAAATGAATTAGAAAATTTTATGACCAATATTTTAAAAGGTTATGCTCGTAATCCCCTTAAAGGCTCACCTTGGGATATCATAAATAATATTTCTGATCCAAAAATTGGGATCACAAGTAAGGAAACAATTTATAAAGACTACTTTTTTTTAGATGGGACAAAACTTTATAAAGATCAGGGTACCACTTTTTTTAGCGCTAGTTTCTTTGAAACTAATATTGAAAACACACATAGTATACCCCTTGAAATAAAAAAACAAATCCTTAATTCTAAATTTAGAGATTCTTTTATTTCTATTAGATATTCAAGAGCTTATGCAACTCCAATAAATGATCCTGAACTCACAAACATTGCTAAACAAACAATTTCTAGTTTTTACAACGAAGAAATGTTTAAACCACTGTACGGGCAAGTCCCTTATTCTGGCGAAGATTTTATATTTTATCAGCAAAAAGTCCCTGGAGTATTCTTTTTTTTAGGAGGATCTAATACTGAGAAAGGTATAAATTCTATGCCACATTCACCAAACTTTGCTGTGGATGAAAAAACGATAAAATATGGAGTACAATGTTTCGCTTCTTTAATTTTTGAACGTACTAGCAATAAATAA
- a CDS encoding PQQ-dependent sugar dehydrogenase, with protein sequence MKRISKLTSIVLISFLLWFCSGDDDATNPGTGEPVEATKTLVETLSVPWELIWGPDNFLWVTERNGKISRINPDNGEQQLVFTIPNVSQVGESGLLGMVLHPNFDTNPYVYVAYTYNGGSGLLERLVQFTYANNTLSNETVLIDQIPANSNHDGSRLLIAPDMHLFMTTGDAGNTNLSQDMNSLGGKVLRLNLDGSIPSDNPFTNSYVYSLGHRNAQGLVLHPNGKLYSSEHGPSSDDEVNIIQSGKNYGWPAVKGKIDTPNEQTFAASTEVIESIFEWTPTIAPSDLVYYTGNRIPEWTNKLLMTVLKDQRIIALTLNSDGTAITNEEVFFNGKFGRLRDIAVSPQGRVFIATNGNSYGDTSSTHRIIEINKIEK encoded by the coding sequence ATGAAGCGAATATCAAAATTAACAAGTATTGTATTAATTTCATTTTTGTTATGGTTTTGTTCAGGAGATGATGATGCTACAAATCCTGGTACAGGTGAACCAGTAGAAGCAACAAAAACATTGGTAGAAACCTTAAGCGTTCCCTGGGAGCTAATTTGGGGTCCTGATAATTTCTTATGGGTTACCGAACGTAATGGAAAAATTAGTAGAATAAACCCCGATAACGGAGAGCAACAACTGGTATTTACGATCCCTAATGTATCACAAGTTGGAGAAAGTGGATTATTGGGAATGGTACTTCACCCTAACTTCGATACCAATCCATATGTATATGTGGCATACACCTATAACGGGGGAAGTGGTTTATTGGAACGATTGGTTCAATTTACATATGCAAATAACACCTTGTCTAACGAAACTGTACTTATCGATCAAATCCCTGCCAACTCTAATCACGATGGCTCTCGTTTATTAATCGCGCCAGATATGCATTTATTTATGACCACAGGTGATGCCGGTAACACCAACCTTTCTCAAGACATGAATTCTCTGGGAGGTAAAGTCCTAAGATTAAATTTAGATGGCTCTATTCCCTCTGACAACCCTTTCACAAACAGTTATGTTTATAGCTTAGGGCATAGAAATGCACAAGGACTGGTATTGCATCCTAATGGCAAGCTGTATAGCTCTGAGCACGGACCCAGTTCTGATGATGAAGTAAATATCATACAATCTGGGAAAAATTATGGATGGCCTGCTGTAAAAGGTAAAATCGATACTCCCAACGAACAGACTTTTGCCGCGAGTACAGAGGTTATTGAATCTATTTTTGAATGGACACCCACCATTGCTCCTTCAGATCTGGTCTACTATACTGGTAATCGAATTCCTGAATGGACTAATAAACTATTGATGACAGTACTAAAAGATCAAAGAATAATTGCGCTTACTCTAAACAGTGACGGAACTGCTATTACCAACGAAGAAGTATTCTTTAATGGTAAATTTGGCCGCCTTAGAGATATTGCAGTTTCTCCTCAAGGACGTGTCTTTATTGCTACCAACGGAAATTCGTATGGAGATACCAGTAGTACACACCGTATTATAGAGATTAATAAGATTGAAAAGTAA